A genomic segment from Neodiprion lecontei isolate iyNeoLeco1 chromosome 1, iyNeoLeco1.1, whole genome shotgun sequence encodes:
- the LOC107228118 gene encoding vacuolar fusion protein MON1 homolog A, with product MANPEAPGVDDVIAEPGIEPGASAETMLVTTDSFEEYEQEMSNSIDDRQMKESTTSTISELQEDIREAPPTPTAVSPTEPKPEPPDDLELEDNTQQLSLNSLEIDPLRNTTWLAQRKHIFILSQAGKPIYSRHSSEDKLVTLMGVMQALVSFVQAGNDMIRSVHAGDTNFVFVVKGPLILVTVSKTLESVPQLVLQLTYVYNQIVSVLTQSQLTRVYEQRRNFDLRRLLTGSERLIDHLLNFMDKEPAFFLGAIKCLPLLPSMRDAISQTIVQTCGKIKNLVFAILLANNQLVTLVRMKKYFIHPADLHLIQNLVASSESFKTVESWTPICLPKFDSNGFMHGHVSYLAEDCQACLLLLTVDKDVFYSLSDAKQKIVEKLRRTNCLEAINESMNKASITTAEIGLPEMRHVLYKCKSTAQFWSPGFQPPYTTDEEIERLLGLYQCLHHRLHAPNRPLKLIFQQLDKETMLAWVTSGFELYLTFEPLVTKPDAINSVSKLLKWIKKEEERLFILNSPTF from the exons ATGGCCAATCCCGAGGCACCTGGTGTCGACGACGTTATAGCCGAGCCAGGAATCGAGCCTGGGGCTTCGGCCGAGACGATGCTAGTGACGACTGATAGTTTCGAGGAATACGAGCAGGAAATGAGCAACAGCATAGACGACAGGCAAATGAAGGAAAGCACGACTAGCACGATATCCGAACTCCAGGAGGACATTCGAGAGGCCCCGCCGACGCCAACGGCGGTCAGCCCCACGGAGCCAAAGCCTGAACCTCCCGACGATTTGGAGCTC gAGGACAACACGCAGCAGCTCAGTTTGAATAGTCTGGAAATTGACCCACTGAGGAACACGACGTGGCTAGCACAGAGAAAGCATATATTCATACTGAGCCAGGCGGGAAAACCCATTTACTCGAGGCACAGCTCCGAGGATAAACTCGTCACACTTATGGGCGTTATGCAGGCGTTAGTTTCATTCGTTCAAGCTGGTAACGACATGATCAGATCGGTCCACGCGGGCGATACTAATTTCGTTTTCGTTGTCAAAGGTCCACTTATCTTAGTCACTGTGTCTAAAACACTGGAAAGTGTGCCGCAGCTAGTTTTACAGCTAAC ATATGTGTATAATCAAATAGTTTCCGTCCTCACGCAATCTCAACTGACGAGGGTTTACGAACAGAGGCGAAACTTTGATTTGCGAAGATTATTGACAGGCAGCGAGAGGTTAATCGATcatttgttgaattttatgGATAAAGAGCCAGCCTTTTTTCTAGGTGCTATTAAGTGCTTGCCTTTGTTGCCCTCCATGAGGGATGCTATTAGTCAAACCATTGTTCAAACTTGTGGCAAAATTAAG aatctGGTGTTTGCGATACTACTGGCTAATAATCAGCTGGTAACATTGgtcagaatgaaaaaatatttcatacacCCTGCTGACTTACATTTGATCCAAAATTTGGTCGCCAGCTCGGAGTCGTTCAAAACGGTAGAAAGCTGGACGCCAATATGTTTGCCCAAGTTTGATTCCAATGGGTTTATGCACGGTCATGTTTCGTACCTGGCAGAGGATTGCCAAGCTTGTTTATTACTTCTGACTGTCGACAAAGACGTGTTCTATTCTCTATCGGATGCCAAGCAA AAAATAGttgagaaattacgaaggacaAATTGTTTGGAAGCAATCAATGAGTCAATGAACAAAGCATCCATCACAACAGCAGAAATTGGTTTACCTGAGATGCGACATGTCTTGTACAAATGTAAAAGTACGGCACAATTCTGGAGTCCTGGTTTTCAACCGCCATATACAACTGATGAAGAAATCGAAcg aCTATTGGGACTCTATCAGTGCCTTCATCACAGACTGCATGCCCCAAATCGACCACTGAAGTTGATATTCCAACAATTGGACAAAGAAACAATGTTAGCTTGG gtAACGTCAGGTTTCGAATTGTATTTGACTTTTGAACCACTGGTGACTAAACCAGATGCGATAAATTCTGTAAGCAAATTGCTGAAATGGAtaaagaaggaagaagaaagattatttatattgaatTCACCAACGTTCTAg